CTTCCATCATAGTCATTCTTTGCTCTTGTCTTCTCTATCAACCTCTCCTTGCTCTCGTCTTCTCCATCATCATCTCTTCGCTCTCGTCTATTTCATCAGTCACTCTGctcttgtcttctccacaacattGAATGATGTATTGTAGCATTGAAGGGGACAGCTTCCACCATAGTCACTCTGTACTCCCATCCACTGGACCCTCTCATATGTCATTTTTCCATCGCCCTCTCTACTTAAGTTCCTCTTTGCCAAAACATTGAAAGATATATTACTTATTGAAGGGAACACCTTCCACCATAGCCACTATCTGCTCTCGCCTTCTCCATCGGCCTCTAAGAGCTCTCAAATTCTCTATCGGTCTCTCTCTCCTCGTGTGTTCCCCGCGATGTTGAAGGGTGTATTGTAGAATTAAAAAGGACACCTTCCACCACAACCACTATGTGCGTCTTCACCATTATCCTCTTTGTGCTCTCTTCTTCTCCATCAGTCTCTCTACTCTTGTCTTTTCCATAACGTTGAAGGATGCACTATAGAATGAATAGGACACCTTCCAGCACAACCACTCTCTACTCTCGTCGTCTCCATCAGCCTCTCTATGCTCTCATCTTCTCCACAACATTGAAGAAGGTACAATAGCATTGAAGAGGACAACTTTCACCACAACCACTCTCTGCCCTTATCTCCACCATCGGCCTATCTATCCTCTCGTCGTCTCCATCAGTCTTTTTATCTCGTCTTTTCCAGAGCGTTGAAGCATGTACTATAGAATTGAAGAGGACACTTCCCGTAACATTCACACTCTGTTCGCATCTTCTCCATCAACCCCTCTCTGCTCTTGTCTTCCCCATCGGCCTCTGCGCTCCTGTCTTCTCCACAACATTGAAGGATGTACCATAGTGTTGAGGAGGGAAGCGTCCAGCACAACCACTCTCTACTCTCATCTTCTTCAGCAGTCTCTATGCTCTTGTCTTCTCTGAGGCGAAGGATGTATTATAGCATTCAAGAGGACAACTTCCACCACAACCACTCTCTGCTCTCGTCTTCTCCATCAACCTCTCTCTTCTCTCGTCTTCTCCATCATTCTCTCTCctcttgtcttctccacaacattGAAGGTTGTACCATAGTGTTGAGGACGGAAGCTTCCAGCACAACCAGTCTTTGCTCTCATCTTCTTCAATAGTCTTTATGCTCTTGTCTTCTCCACAGCGAAGCATGTATTATAGCATTCAAGAGGACAACTTCCACCACATCCACTCTCCGCTCTCCGCTCTCCTCTTCTCCATCAACCCCTCTCTTCTCTCGTCTTCTCCATCATTCTCTGTGCTCTCATCTTCTCCACAACGTTGAATGATGTACTATAGCATTGAAGGGAACATTTTCGCCATAGCCGCTCTCTCCTCTCATCTTCACCGACCTCTCTCGGCTCTCATCTTCTCCATCAGTCTCTCTGGTCTTGTATTCCCCGCTGCTTTGAAGGATGTACTATAACATTATGTTCTCTTCTTCTCCATCAACACTCCACTCTGGTCTTCTCCACAACGTTGAAGGATATGCTATATCATTGAACAAGACATCTtccaccacaaccaccatatgTTCTCGTCTTCTACATCGGCCTCTCTGTGCTCCCATCTTCTCCACCAGTCTCTATGATATTGTCTTCTCCACGGTGTTGAAGGATGTGTTGTAACATGAAGAGGACGCCTTCCACGACATCCACTCCGCTCTCACCTTCTTCATCAGCCTCTCTCTGCTCATCTTCTCCACGACCTCTCTTCTCCCCACCTTACTCACAAACTTTTTCTTGTCGTCAGTTCCTTCTCTTTAGGTATGTACAATGAAGAAGGACTCTATAAGAAAAGAAAAATGGAATAACAACTATTTCCTCCCTAGTTGCAAACACAACCTTGAAAGAAAGCTTTTAAAAAAAGCATCGAAGTCCTGTCGTGACAGGTGACCTCATGAAAGGTGAGGTTGCCACCATCTTCAACATGTTCCTTGCCCTCTTCGGGCAATGGAGAGAGAGTCTCGTCATGAAGGTTGATAAAGTGCTCACACAAACAAAATCATTGTTTAATCTTTTGTTTCGGCGGaaaaggttgatgtagtggaagtgGATCAGCCAAAGAATTCTATTGTTGCTTGCAAAATCCCTCGTGGATTCGAATATTAGGCCATAGCAAACGAGAAACAAGGGAGAGAGTAGATGCCGCACTAGATCCATCCGTAAAACAAGGTTGCTGTGGGGGGAGGGGGAGATGTTTTCACCAAATCCCTTGGTCCCCGCGGTTGCCCATCATGGACATCGGCTAGAAGGGGGGAGATGATCACCCAACGGTGCTCGCGAGCATCGGAGCAAAGCTCCGTCACGACATAGCACTAGTCGCCTTTGCATGTGAGCTAGGTCTAAACCTAAATGCTAACATATACCCACTATTCACAGGAGCAACCTACCATCCTCTCGCATCCCTACTCTGGTCAACCAGATCCCCGAAGGAGATGGGGTTGGCGGGGAAAGCAGGCGACCCTCAAAGCAGTGAagagtgtgtggggggggggggggatgaggCAGAATCATatacaaactactgaaattactaAAGGGCCACACATGAGCATCCATATTCGTACTCCTCTTTTCGGCTAGAATTGATAGAACTCGAAGCATATTCATTTGAAGTTGTACATAGAAGGTTCTAGATCTTCCCCAATGTCTACTATGGTGACGTGGTTCTAGATCTTCCCCAATGTCTACCGTGGTGACGCGCGGACACATCTGGTTTTAGCGTTGTCCCGCCTTTTTCTTTACACTAAACCCcacccttcctttcattttctacCCGACAGTAAACCTGGGCATATCCTGGGCCGGGCTTTGGGCCAAACTTTACAAAGGCCGAACCCGGCCCGGCCAAAAAAACGTAAAATCAGGTCCGAGCCCGGCCGGGCATAAAAGGTGAATTCTGGACAGGTTCAAGCCGACCCTCCGTGTAAATCGCCGTTTTTTGCAAGCCCGAGCCCGACCCGAACTGCTTTCCAGGCCCGATTTTCAAGCCCGAGCCCACCCAAACACAAAGCCCGACCCGACCGAGCCGACCCCGTGTAACGAGCCGTTTTTTGCAAGACCGAGCTCGACCCGAACTACTTTCCGTGCCGATTTTCAAGCCCCAGCCCACCCGAATACAAAGCCCGACCCGGCCCGGGTTTTTCGGGCCGGGCTGCCCATGCCCAGATGTACCCGACAAGTTGGTGATGTGAAAGAGAGCGTCCCAACAAGTTTAATGGTCATCAATACATTTTACAAGAAACCAAATTACTAACTTGTTTCAGTAGTCTAATTAATCTTTGTCGAAAAAAGTTGAGTCATAAAAGTGGGAAAAGGGAAGACCACCAAGGGGGTGGCGTTCGGGCTCCCAAGAGCATATTGCTTTTTGGCGCGAAGAAAGAACGCAAAACAAacagaaaacaaattaaaaaactTCTGATTTATATTTTCACACCTTCACTGTAGCTTCCAATGTGATTTTTGACAATCTTCATGCAAAATGGAACATTTGTGCTTTGCTAGGGGAAAAAAAGATGAAGTTCAGTGAAGAATAAAAATCTACAGGTGACATCTAGAGCATaataaaatatccagaaaaaggaAGACCAACATGTTACCCATCTTGATCTTCAGCTAGACCAGATGAAGTATATGAACTTGTCCCAATCCACAACAAAGTAAATTCAAATTGCAAACCTAAAAAATCAAAATAATCACGAGAATGCGACACCAAATTAAGAAACATGACAACAGGGTATGGATGGATACAGCAATAACAGAGTCATCATCTCAGTAACAtcttaacaataacaacaaattcATAGGAGTATCTACCACCTTGAGCACCAGCTTAATAGCTAGCTAAAACACTACAGGTTCCAAATATATAGAACTCAAAATGGCAACACCACAAACCGGTTTCCTGTCCTGTCTCCAGGAAACAAGCATATAACACGGTCGCCTCCGACAAACGACCGCCTCCGTCATGCAACGTTTCGGTCTCACAAAACCAAAACACGCCGCATGGCTTCATCTGCAAGTATGTACAGTAACAAACAACCAGGGAAAGCCTTGTGTCCGTCTTCCATCTCCAGGCCTCATCATCAGAGTCAGAGGCCTGCTTGCTTGATTCACCATTGTCTAGACAAAGATTCAGGCCTGCTTGCCATCTTCACCTTTGTCCTTACCATTACCAGTATCAGCCATCTCTGCATTCTTCTCTGAACCTGCAACAGCACCCCTCTCCTGCTCTACATCAcccctgttcatgtcatccttacCTAGAGACTCCTCGGCTGCATTATTGGCACCAGGGACAATAGTATCCACCTCCTTGACATTTATCACAGCCTCCTCAACCAAGTTGCCAGCATCAGCTGTGGCATCGCCCATCTCAGTGTCATTCTTCAGAGCATCCTCAACCGCGTTAGCGGAAGCAGAGGCAGCAACATCCATCTCAGTGTCATTCTTCAGAGGATCCGCAACTGCTTTAGCTGAAGCAGAGGCAGCAACATCCATCTCAGTGTCATTCTTCAGAGGATCCGCAACTGCTTTAGCTGAAGCAGAGGCAGCAACATCCATCTCAGTGTCATTCTTCAGAGCATCCTCAACAGTGTCATCAGAAGCAGAGGCAGCATCAACCTTCTCCTCCTCAATTACATTAGCATTTTCAGCACCAGCAGCATTAGCATTAGCATCTTCCAGAGACTGAATTACAATGTCGCCTGCAACAGCCGCGGCATCAACGCCATTCTCCACAACAGCATTCTCAGCATCAGCATTACCCCTCTGCTGGAGGACAAGAGCAGCATTGTCGGCGCTGCCAGCAGCAGCACCGTCCGCCCCAGCAAAGCGCGCCTCGATGGCCTCGAGGCGGCGCCTCATGTCGCCAACCTCCTGCTCCATGAGGAAGAGCCTCTCCTTGAGGGTGAGGTTCTCCTCCTCGAGCCTGGCCACGTGCACGTCCTGGTCATACTCGTCGTCGAGGTCCTCAAAGACGTAGCCGCCGTTGCCCATCCCGCCGGGATAGACCATCTCGAAGCGGCTGAGGTCGTGGTCGAGGCGGCGCTCGACCTCGACGTGCTCCTCGACGTCGCTGCCGCTGCTCGAGTCGTCGTCGCCCTCGGCATCCCCTTCCCCTgggtggcgtggggaggaggcgCGGAGGCGTATGAGGCCCTTCATGGAGCCGTATCCGTCGACGCCCCACTGCTGCTGCGCCATGTCGGAGAGGCCCTCGCGGGAGGGGGAGATGCGCGGGGTGGGGAGCACGGCGGGGGTGACGGGGCAGGGGGAGACGAGCGAGGCGATGCCCCCCGCTCGCTTGGCCCGGATGATGAAGGAGGTGGTGTTGCGCGGCGCCTTGGCCTTGC
This genomic stretch from Hordeum vulgare subsp. vulgare chromosome 6H, MorexV3_pseudomolecules_assembly, whole genome shotgun sequence harbors:
- the LOC123401750 gene encoding uncharacterized protein LOC123401750, whose protein sequence is MDPSQMMPRSFPMWPPPPPPAASDAMPPPPLPQPFLAPPPPQPQPQPQPNRGWKRKNNPNNNLAGGGAYQPPAIGDLQVQNRAKARRWFNNNNNSSNPGGGNNPNSGRKYFFPKSNKAAGSKAKAPRNTTSFIIRAKRAGGIASLVSPCPVTPAVLPTPRISPSREGLSDMAQQQWGVDGYGSMKGLIRLRASSPRHPGEGDAEGDDDSSSGSDVEEHVEVERRLDHDLSRFEMVYPGGMGNGGYVFEDLDDEYDQDVHVARLEEENLTLKERLFLMEQEVGDMRRRLEAIEARFAGADGAAAGSADNAALVLQQRGNADAENAVVENGVDAAAVAGDIVIQSLEDANANAAGAENANVIEEEKVDAASASDDTVEDALKNDTEMDVAASASAKAVADPLKNDTEMDVAASASAKAVADPLKNDTEMDVAASASANAVEDALKNDTEMGDATADAGNLVEEAVINVKEVDTIVPGANNAAEESLGKDDMNRGDVEQERGAVAGSEKNAEMADTGNGKDKGEDGKQA